A window of the Streptomyces albireticuli genome harbors these coding sequences:
- a CDS encoding TetR/AcrR family transcriptional regulator, translating to MATTPTTEAAPARRKRVAKSPQDRRADILRAGAEVFAATGFTDARISDITTAAQIAKGTFYLHFETKDHLLGALWEEYVDTFVATTERILEETDADTTGAWWPAVDRLLTALIRHAADHAALHRIVYGSANARALELCKASNARVIDLMSAFVTRGAHAGAFTCQDPDWTFRMIYHAADGLLDDLINRPSPLDTPRITRSVLELAHRALGNPTPAADRS from the coding sequence ATGGCCACCACCCCCACCACCGAAGCGGCACCCGCACGGCGCAAACGCGTGGCCAAGAGCCCCCAGGACCGCAGGGCCGACATCCTGCGGGCCGGCGCCGAGGTCTTCGCCGCCACCGGCTTCACCGACGCCCGCATCAGCGACATCACCACCGCCGCACAGATCGCCAAGGGCACCTTCTACCTGCACTTCGAGACCAAGGACCACCTGCTGGGCGCCCTGTGGGAGGAGTACGTCGACACCTTCGTCGCCACCACCGAACGCATCCTTGAGGAAACGGACGCGGATACCACCGGCGCCTGGTGGCCGGCCGTCGACCGCCTCCTGACCGCTCTCATCCGCCACGCCGCCGACCACGCCGCCCTGCACCGCATCGTCTACGGCTCCGCCAACGCCAGAGCCCTGGAACTGTGCAAGGCGAGCAACGCCCGCGTCATCGACCTCATGTCCGCCTTCGTCACCCGCGGAGCCCACGCCGGCGCCTTCACCTGCCAGGACCCCGACTGGACGTTCCGCATGATCTACCACGCGGCCGACGGCCTCCTGGACGACCTCATCAACCGCCCCTCCCCTCTCGACACCCCCCGCATCACCCGCAGCGTCCTCGAACTCGCCCACCGCGCCCTCGGCAACCCCACACCCGCCGCGGACCGGTCCTGA
- a CDS encoding bifunctional lysylphosphatidylglycerol flippase/synthetase MprF codes for MSATATATGAQILQAITRYTGADNPSAFLALNRGNHTFTLPRTDGVIVYRPAGRYLVQFGGPFAPEHTYTLLLDAFRAHARREGLGLVGVQLQHTDALAYARHGFTVNQIGASWALPLDDFTLRGTAFMQLRNKISRALRNDLVIQEAHRPEHSYEALRAVDAAWLGAKGPHTRELEFLVGEIGGSAQRHRRLFTGTIAGRTVAYLSYSPVYGTRQGWLHDLSRRVPGGSPGLMEALNAHAIEVFRREGTRWLHFGFTPFTGLDAGAELPGHSPAFQWLMHYLWEQGQALYPARTQLAYKHKWAARERIPEYVAFDGQASPAAFAHIFRACNAL; via the coding sequence TTGTCCGCCACCGCTACCGCTACCGGAGCGCAGATCCTCCAGGCCATCACCCGGTACACCGGCGCGGACAACCCCAGCGCCTTCCTCGCCCTCAACCGCGGCAACCACACCTTCACCCTCCCCCGTACCGACGGCGTCATCGTCTACCGCCCCGCCGGCCGCTACCTCGTGCAGTTCGGCGGCCCGTTCGCCCCCGAGCACACCTACACCCTCCTCCTCGACGCCTTCCGCGCCCACGCCCGGCGCGAGGGCCTGGGCCTGGTCGGCGTGCAGCTCCAGCACACCGACGCCCTCGCCTACGCCCGCCACGGCTTCACCGTCAACCAGATCGGCGCGTCCTGGGCCCTGCCCCTGGACGACTTCACCCTGCGCGGCACCGCCTTCATGCAGCTGCGCAACAAGATCTCCCGCGCCCTGCGCAACGACCTGGTGATCCAGGAAGCGCACCGGCCCGAGCACTCCTACGAGGCGCTGCGCGCCGTCGACGCGGCATGGCTGGGGGCCAAGGGCCCGCACACGAGGGAACTGGAGTTCCTCGTCGGCGAGATCGGCGGCAGCGCACAGCGGCACCGGCGCCTGTTCACCGGCACGATCGCGGGCCGGACGGTCGCCTACCTCTCCTACTCCCCCGTCTACGGCACCCGCCAGGGCTGGCTCCACGACCTCAGCCGGCGCGTCCCCGGCGGCTCCCCCGGCCTGATGGAAGCCCTCAACGCCCACGCGATCGAGGTGTTCCGCCGCGAAGGAACCAGATGGCTGCACTTCGGCTTCACCCCCTTCACCGGCCTGGACGCAGGGGCGGAACTCCCCGGCCACAGCCCGGCCTTCCAGTGGCTCATGCACTACCTGTGGGAACAGGGCCAGGCCCTCTACCCGGCTCGCACCCAGCTCGCCTACAAACACAAATGGGCCGCACGCGAGAGGATCCCCGAATACGTGGCCTTCGACGGACAGGCCTCCCCCGCCGCCTTCGCCCACATCTTCCGCGCCTGCAACGCCCTGTGA